CAATATCACTATGAGGCATCACTTTATTTCCATTTgttgaattaataattatattttgcttGTTGATGTACTTCAAAAAATTATTGCCAAAGCTTAGCAAAGCCTATGATTTTTTTTGTCAGCCAATCATAAAAACATCATGATATTGATATTTCTATGTTCTCACACAGTATTAGTTCCATTATTTAAAATTGAGGAGTTTCAAAATTCGTTCCAACAGGAAGTCCTCACAGAACAAGTACATACTTGATTTTACTCAAACAGAAAAGAATACAACCTCATAAGAGGCTATAAAAGTTAAAgcacaatttaaaatgttttacttgGAACTTCAATCTTAAGGTACAGAAAAATGCGAGACCCCAAATTTGCATGAGTACATGTTTTACCTCAAACAAGTTCTGAAGTGCTGTTATTTCTACCCCcataaaactgaaagagaaaattttggcAGAAGATGACATACAAGGAAGATATATTAAATTTAACGGAAGATTTATATCTTCCAAGGGTCTCCAATTACTGACTGAAGATCTCGTATATAAAGTTAAGTTTTCAAGGTGAAATCCAAAGATAGGTAAAGTCTACAGCATTTTTTATATGCAGCAAAAACCAATGTTCATACGTTCAAAAGTCAAATGAATGGTAGAAGAAAATCAGAGAaaagatttcaaaattatttataaccaTAACTATGATggtatctgaaaaaaaaaaccttgaatcTTTTTACCAACAATCAATGCACTGAAAGAAGAAACATCCACGATTTATCAAAATAGGACctactttttcattcaaatgatgGTAATATATTTTGCACTTTTTCTCCTAACTTAGTAGGACTAACCAAAcatagaataaaaaatgactttCTTCATGATAAACAGCTTAGCATGACTCCAGAGCTAATGAGACCTCTTGATGAGGCGGCAGCATTGAAGTTGCCTCGTGGCGTGCCATTGGGATATTTCATAAGGGGAGGGGCAggtggcagtggcggatacagatggggggcgcagggggcgcgcgctccccccttgcgggtccgcctgtattgctgaacattgcaaaaccacaactgtaacttttttatatcataagatggcattgtcttttacatgtttataatcactttaaataaatattcatatactttgcctgtgacttgatcatcttttattacgataaaagtaaagacaactcgaGATATGTTGCgtcccccccttgagttttttctgtatccgccactggcaggTGGCAAGCACCAGTATCCCTTTGTGCACTCATTATCTCTTCCAATATCTCAGAGACAGCTAGaggcatggaaaataaaaagggaTTTTTGACCACTAAAATTCTACTTCAACCTAAATAAGAACTATTCTAGTgcaaaattctaatttttaagtGGTGTGTTTTAGATCATCTGCTGTATGTGTCAACAGCatagtaaaacaaaagaaaaatcagaatgttttatcaccaaaattttggtggattgatcttttcaggtaaaaaaaaataagacacTCCCTAAGTACGGCACGCCTGTTATAACCTCCAGACAGCAACATAGCAAGAACTTGGTAGCAGGTGGTGTCCCCTTGacctcattaattttattattattaacttttattaactattattaacattaattatattattaacatTATGCCATCTCACCATGATTGATTTAGCAGTTATTAAGTCATCTTCAGGGATGGACTGGTCAGGGTGGGCGGGAATACCTAACTATGGCTGAAGGCCCCGGACAGCTCAAGAAATATTTGATGATGATCATCGTCACCCTCATCGCCCAGGCAAAAAGtatctttttataattattgtcaTTATGCCTAAACCACTGAATACATGCAATACaatcatattggccattttataatGGGGCATGCAAAAAACGTAACAACTAAACGCACACAAACAACCAAGCCTGGGATAGGGGAAACGTACTGGCGGGAAGATACCATAAGAACTGAAAAGACTGTTATATTGAATGGTTTACTTTGTTTGTATATCATGCAGGCAGGCAGGCATGCCTGCATGATATACATGGCTGGGCCTTTGGGTAACCAGTCCACCCCTGGTCATCTAGAGAAACAGCCTTCTTGCTTCTTCCAACACTGAAAACCAGGTGAAGGGCAGAGAGGTAACTGTGGCATGCCCAAAGGCCAACCTTTGGCCACAATTGGATAACAGGATCTCacaaatttctttctttccatgAAAATTTGGTCACACTTGAGGAAAGAGGACTAAGACTCTCCCTCTGGTTAAGGCTGTTTCATACCATGCAAGTGTTGGGACAATCTAATGATGCTGGATGGTACACTTGTACCAATGACATCAGATTGAAACGTGCATTTTCACAATTAGTCTTTTAACAAGGTACAACGTCCCTCATTTAAGCATCCATGCAAGTACTCGCTCCAATACATGCAGGGCATAAAGCAGCCTTTAGACTATCCACCTCCCTGTATATTTTGATGACAAACTTGACCATCAAAACACCTGGTGACACAGAGCATCACCCAGCCGCAGACTTGAGAAGAATTTGCACAACTAACATGCCAGGGAAACAGAATAGCTTTCCACCCTATGACGATAGTCATCACAAAGAGACTCAATCCCAGATTTAAGTTGGTTTCGATGGACACGCTCAAACATCTTTCACGTCAGTTCCCTTTAGAGTTCACACAAATATCTCCAAGTCAGTCTTCTCATATCAGTTTAAGGCCTCCAAAATCACATTATTCCCCTGCACTTctcaataagaaaaaataacgaTGTTGACTCTAGTtcataaaatttgcaatttatttaACAACAACTGCCTCCATTTATCCCATGTCTAGAAAGTGACATTTAAATACCACTGCTCAGCAACTGAAGTGACAACATGGTACTTCACCTCTCTTCCATACACTTTAAACGATGCCTTCAATTGACACGCAGCTGCAGTCTGCACGTGAATCCAAAACATTTCATAGACTTTCACAAAGAAGGGAAcatattttcaattgataaaaaGGTAGCTCAACACTCCTGAACATCATTCAGGAGGGGagctatgaaaaaatatagtcGTGAGAAATATtgtgcaataaaaattaactgaggaaaaaattgtggaaaatgcacaaaaataaataattataaattaggtGGTTAACAGTGAAATTAGTAGTTTTATGAATAATGTGTTCCTCAGAGTTGTCGCAGACGCACCCTCCACTTCAAGATCATCAGAGTCATGAATCTTAAGTGTGACTTCCTCCTAAACTGTGGCTGTACTACGAATGGATTGATACCAGCATCACGGCAGGATGACATGGCATCATAACATCCGGTTGAGCATCAGTGGAGCACAGGCAGGGGAGCCTGGTGCTGTCCCCATGATGGTAGAGGCGGCACGGGGCGAATGGGGACGAGGGGGTCCAGGCCCTGCTGGCCTCAGGGGGCCCATCTCCAAAacagaggggggaggagggggtgggggtgtcGAGAGGTGCGTCAGCGGCAACGAGGCAGGGCAGGGCACTTCACCGTGAGGGGCCGTGGTATCTCCATCGCACGAAACCGTTGTAGCCTCAGCACGGGACTCCGCAGGCAGGCGGTGGTCTCTCTGCCGGCAGCGCACTCGGCAGTCCTGGATGAAGTTGGCAATGGAGCGGTAGTAGCCAGGGCAGCTCCACGTGTCGTTGTGTCCTCCGGCTCCAAACTGCAGGAGCTGCTTCTGCGTGACAGGGGTCAGTGAGTGCAGCTCACACATCATGCGTGGGGGCACCAGGGTGTCTGCCAGACCCGATACAAACAGCACCGATGGCACTCCAAGCTTCTGCACCTTGGCCTGTGACAGAAACTGCAACAAATACGGGATGATTCAGTTGGCATGAGTGGGAGGAGGGAGGGATTACTGAGAGAACTGATAGACATGGTCAAATCATGTCACCCTTATGTCATACAAGGAGTACAAATTATTGGTAGAGAGAGTGTGTTGTCACACCAAAAGGAACCAACATCCAAATCCTTTTGACTGCACAGGATTCTCAAGgctcattaatttcatttcatgataacATACTCAGTTTAGATGATGGAAATTGCCAAGCGACTCTACTTCAGCACAATACAGCTCTATTTTTGACAGAAGACAATGACGTACCAtgaaaaaatttatcaaattcacaaaTACTGGGAGTTGGTGTACCTAATACAGCAAACTTCATTATCAAAAAATTCAAGGGACCCAAAAAATAGCACATTTATGTTCATGAAATTTGCTAtgactcctcttttctcccattcttctaagcacttcctcgttacttactcagtccatccattttatcttcataattcttcggtagcaccacatttcgaatgcttccactcttaacttctctgttgctgtcaacgtccaagcctcgctaccatagagaaacatgctccatatgtagtatctcatgaattgtttccttatttccaaGCTTGTATTCCCCGCTGTAAAAAGATTCACCTTTATGTAGGAAGCCCTCTTTGCCTGTTCTATTCTACAGAATattcctttcttgcttcatccatcagtGGTAATTTGGCTTTCTAGGTagaaaaactctttcacctcttcaagcttttgtcttcctagcttaatgtttgtcttagcctcaTCTCTTTTTGCTGCAAATTAATATCTTAATTTCCTTTTTGCCAATTTTAAGCTGATATCTGGGCATTGtgctttccatatttgtcaaagccttcttcaaatcattttctgTCTCGGCTGTGACTGTTATATTGTCAGCATATCGCATCATACTTATTCCttctccatggatattgacaACCGAAGCCTTCTCCTTGTTTTCGTTGATggttaattttgatgaaaacattaaaaattacaggGAAACAGTGTAGTCTCACTCCTTTTCCAATTCTagcttctgcacagttgggtcTACATTTCATCACAGCTACTTGGCTTTCATACAAACATTGGACAATTCTTCGATCATTTTAGAGCAACctgatttctttcagaattcgaAGTATTAAAtcccattccacgttatcaaatgccttctccaaATCAACAAATGCTATGAAAATCGGTTTGCTATTCTCCATTCTCCTATCTATAAGCAGCCTAAGAACCAAAATTCCATCTCCATTGCCCTTGCCTTTCGTTAATCCAAATTGGTCAACATCCATGAATTCTTCTACTCTTTGTTCAATCCTCCTGTAGATGATTCCTTTAAGTATCTTTGAcacatgtgtcgtcaggcttatggctCTGAAATATGGTTCTATAATATTCACACTTCTCTGCTCTTAGTATTTTGGGGATACAAATTATGATGTTCTTCTCAAAGTCACCAAGTATAACTCCTGTTGAGTACCTATTGCAGAAAGTTTTATAAAAAAGCGTTATAAAAGAGAGTTGAGCCAAAGCCTTCTCTCCTACATTTATGATAAGCTCTGTTGGAATATCATCTATTCCAGGGGCCTTTTTctttcacatatattctcttacAGCTGTGTCGACTTCCAATCTTAAGATGATGGTGAATTGTTACTTTTTTGATCAATGTGTGacacataaaattttgtttaaaacatACTATTGCATACACCCTATCCATTACAGTGGATATTTATAGAAGATAGCCGAAACTATGTCGACACTGGCACATGGTCTTACAATGCAGAGGCACTTTCAATCGTACATGGACCATTTAAGAGGTgcaaataattcttaaatatctCCATTATTCTGTCAATTTGATTGAACACATCATAAATTTCTCCCAAATACAAATACCGTCCtcacttttatgaaataaaaattatgcctaGTAAGCCACTGATTATTTTCGAAGAAACTGCAAAATTAATTTGAAGTACGTTCTCCAGCCAAAATATGTAAGTTGGCTACAGTTCACGAATTGATTAAGGTTCATTAATGTTCAGAGTAGTGCAAAATTTTTCCACTCTGTCACCCCCAACAAAAATATGTGTAATGTGATGTTCTGGTAGAGCCTTTGATCTCATGAAAGTTCTTACAAATATCTCACCAGTCATCATATCACACCCTACCCCCAGGAGAAATTCAGTACATATTTCAAGGGTGCAGCCAGTGAGTTGACATGAGCATGCGAGACCTGCACTCAGTGCAGCATAACTGACACAGCAGTTTAGTCAACTcttttctaaacataatttcaaaaattaatgaagataactAGTTCCATGTGCTAATCAAGATATTACCAAAGAGTACAAAGAATGTCACACAGAGAGCAGTTTCAAACCCAACTTGGGCTGATACTGTGGGGAATGCTCCAACACCCTACAGCTCAAATTTGATCGCTCTATCGGAAACAATAATACCACGTACATACATAACAAATGCTACATGGTGTAAACACAAAATGAAGTACACATAGCCAGACCTGGATGAACTGCATCTACTACTTTCTATCATAACCAAGAAATACCAATTCTGCCACATGAGTACGGCGGCATGTCTACTGAAGGGTTAATGGATACGTGATTTCTACATTAGATAAATATGATCACTAGCACTTGGTTTGATAACTATACCTTGTTTTTATAACAAAACAGAGGCAAATAGTTGAGCACTCTCCAACCTAGAAGCACAGCTGCCATGTCAGGAATGCTTGTGAAAGTATTCTCCAGAATAAGACACCATATTTTGGATGCGTACTCTGGCTGCGATGACAGATCAATGGCCACAGCTCCACCTGAATGAGAGAATACAACACAGTGAGCAGCATGCAATCCATTACGACATGTGCCCTTCATCccagtgaatgaaaaaaaaatttgcacacAATAAGGCTAAACTTATGCGTGACATTGCTTATGAGAAGGcaagaagaaaagaaattgaagtGCATGGGATTCAGTAATGCGTAGATAAGTTTTACataaactaacaaaattattatatatctGATAATACATATTGCAAATTTATTCAGTTCATTTAAGCTCAAATAAGATGGGAGGGATGATGGAGAAATAAAAGCCTCGAGAATCATTGACACATTTTACAAGAAGGAATCAATGTAAAAAGAGCTCATAGCTTACTTTAATTTAACACTCTATTGATATTCCATAAATGTAACGGAAATACTGGTTTTTGTAAATTGCTTTGTAAACACAAAAttatagttaaaaaattataagttatatatttcaattacagtcacattgaaattttttcacttttttaaactaTAAGCCCGTGTACTGTTAAGCATGCAAAAGTAGACCCTCAGTTGAACAACTTCCAGCTGTACGACTCTCTAGGTTGTGCAACAAAAGTGGGTTTGGACTGTGCAATTGGCGTGCATTTCTGTCAGAAGTCATTGCCAATTATACAAATTAAGTTGAACAACTTTCCCAGTAGTAAGATGCAAAATACCTAACCATGCTAACCTATATACATACAAATCAATTTCAGTGGTATAGCACATGCTGACACAAATGTTATGTGCTCTATAATAAACAAGTCCTCCGATGTGAAACAACAACGCAACCGGTTGATATTAAGATTATTTATGTTAACTATACAAGGTTTATTGATTCAATAAGATCAGTATTGTTGAAGATAGCAAACTAGGTTAAGCTGtagaataaatttcaatcaattgGAATCAATTGCTACAAAAGTAGCAGGAAAATAAAGCTCACTCTGCTATGCAATGGATGTATTAGCCAAATCTACCACAGTCGATACTCCAAGCTACTTCATCTTAACTACATTCATTCAAGAATAACACTGGAAATAATTCTATGGGGATATTTGCACCACACAAAGAAAatatatgacaaaaaaaataattttaaaaatgaattggatggatgaggcagatacttgtagagatccattatgagatatgaagtgaaaaactttgcacttcatatctcaattttaaaaatcatgaaacagGCTCCCCTATCTTCATCCAATCATCATAAGTAAATTCATGCATAGCTAAACACCCTACCGGTAGCACGGATATTTATATGATGGAATCAGTGTCCTTCatgcatgaaaacaaaaaatcattcgaaaaaaattctaattacaaTGTCAACAACACAAGAAGCAACTAACTACTCAATCATAACAGCCCTGGAACTGCAGAAACATTGAATAGTACTACACATTAATCCaattagtgctatccttcttccagGGGTAATGGcaagaaatgcggagggtattttcatataatggagcaactaggaaaaaaaacagtacaaagctacctattttattacatattcataAACAGTTTTGTATACATTGtcgaggttaaactggttaatattgacaaaatatttttatgtttactgaaataaaatatattaatgcaaTAAGTTATAGCAAAATTAATATGTACAACATTagagccgatatattggcccaCCACACTAAAAGAGTTAAGGACTCAACCCATACAAGAAACAACCTCCAAGCATTAAATGCCTAGAACTaagaaaattcaaacaaatattaCGAGGTATTTACGTAAAAACTTATTCTACAGCATAAATGAAAATATCGAAAGCATTATTAGGTATACAGAGGACCACTGTTTTACGATGGGTTTGACTTATGATGGATTCCGCTAACAATCTCAGCTGATCTATAATGCTTTTTCAAATTACTGTGTCCAGTCACACAATGTCATCAATAATGTACTTCTACGCTTTATCTGtttacaaaacatattttataacaaaccaacatgcatttatgctctttaaaCTGATTCCTTGTCTGGAAACAATGCTGATTCAACTCAAGGTAGAATTCGCTTTGCGATAGGTTCCCCGGATCATGTTATTGTTGTCAAGTGAGGgtataatatttaatgttttccaGGCACTTACCTCTTTTtcataaatagcatatttttattagTGCATATCGCAaggaaatttgatgaaaaaatgcaatttatttttgcCAACAGATAAAAgatgtaattcttcgttaaaactttcgcgggtgctcgtcatgttgaattaaaacttttgggctatgtcgccgcgtcagattttgggtggccccaacgtttcgcgaccagcatcggtcgggaaacgttggggccacccaaaatctgacgcggcgacatagcccaaaagttttaattcaacagataaaagatgattattattattggatGGTACATAAACTCACCCAGTGACCTGCCAAATACAATGATCTCCGAAGTGTTGATATCCCTACGAGATGTGAGATAGTTGAGGGCAGCCCTGGCATCCATGTTGAGACCATCCTCAGTTGGAGACCCCTGCGACAAACCGTACCCGCGGTATTCCAGCATTAGGATATTGCAGCGCACATGCTGATACAGTCCTACAATATTTTGCagcctaaaaaaatgaaatcagagTGACTTAGGAATGGGGATTGAGTTTCTATGCCAACATTAACATCTCAATGCACGAGTATGGTAGATGAGGTAAACATAACAAGGAATATGAATAGCAACGAATAGGTAAGACAGGAAGAATAGTAGAATCTTGTTAAATCACTAAAATACTATTTCAGTCCTGAGAACACTTTTTCATTCATGAGGTAGGAGACGCCAGAGAACAGAAAAAAGGTTATCTATTATGAGCTACAGAATCGATTTCTCTGGAGTACTGTCTTCTAAATCCCTCTAGCTTATGACAAATTGAGACTAAACATAGTAGTTTCCTTAGCACAAAAATATCAAACTTGCAGGAAATACGTTTTTCTCCACTAATTTATTTAACTGACACAAAATTTTACAAgttgcttttaaatttttctcacttACAAGGTCACATtgaaaatgagagaaagtcatagCAAACAGAGTCACAGGCATAAAAAAGGATGGATATTACTCAAATTGATTTACTTTTTAGAGTTCCAGATTTGAGGCAGGCCATGTGTGTGTGTGTCATAAAACTATATATGTAGTTCTCTTTTATAGTAAACTAAGAACTTGTGCGAAAaacttgtgcattgcgggtgactcccgtaagagttatcaccgtggctagtcccggtatacttaaattcaacTAAGAACTTATTGCAGGGACCAATAATCATCACACACCATAGCGGGAAGGTTTGGCCAATACCCCACCATTGCATCATAATAGCAGGTGGACAACAAGTCcagttttcagtaaaaaaatcaatgatactAAATTACAAACCCTTTGGCCCAAGGAACTTGCTTTAGGTGAAGTGAATGTTTATTTACCTTAATGGAAACTATATCAAGAAATGAATATTTGCAGTCATAAACTAGCATTTGATATGTAGATAACCTGCTTTTTCCATATATCACTGCAGTAAAACTTAGCTCACTAGCATCAATGGGATGctttgaaagcattaaaaattcagtaaattaaaACTCAGAGACAATGTGATCATAAATAAATCTTAATCATTAACGTATAACCAAAAACTAATGTTCAATAAGAAGCTAAATTTCACCCAAATAGAGGGAATAATTGTAATATCCAATGATTAGAGCATGACTGAGATTGACAAGAGGGAATATGACAATGTGAAACTTAGGTCTCTTTGGTTTGATTAAATTATCAAGATCAATGAGCAGTAATGCTTTTCCAGTACTCCAGATGACTTAGGagagcacaaaaatattttcagtttgaaCGGTTTCTTGAACTCAGACAAAAAGGCCTCTTTT
This genomic interval from Ischnura elegans chromosome 5, ioIscEleg1.1, whole genome shotgun sequence contains the following:
- the LOC124158534 gene encoding protein ABHD13 — encoded protein: MSIRLSTSCTKLLKFVAAALMKCWALSSAAVIACFFLYWVYGGFLAFLLLCFATTGILYHTEDQLLFHPDQPSHSRVFVPVPTMFGLPYENIYIRSLDGVMLHLFFIHQTGELKSQVPTILFLHGNAGNMGHRLQNIVGLYQHVRCNILMLEYRGYGLSQGSPTEDGLNMDARAALNYLTSRRDINTSEIIVFGRSLGGAVAIDLSSQPEYASKIWCLILENTFTSIPDMAAVLLGWRVLNYLPLFCYKNKFLSQAKVQKLGVPSVLFVSGLADTLVPPRMMCELHSLTPVTQKQLLQFGAGGHNDTWSCPGYYRSIANFIQDCRVRCRQRDHRLPAESRAEATTVSCDGDTTAPHGEVPCPASLPLTHLSTPPPPPPPSVLEMGPLRPAGPGPPRPHSPRAASTIMGTAPGSPACAPLMLNRML